In the Arachis ipaensis cultivar K30076 chromosome B10, Araip1.1, whole genome shotgun sequence genome, one interval contains:
- the LOC107624357 gene encoding RING-H2 finger protein ATL74, producing the protein MHIMALHHPHRLLLDTSSSSGDVNRTKDSSLGDPNFDTNMVIILAALLCALICALGLNSIVRCALRCSRRLAFETPDEAAARLAVKGLKKSALHQIPIVVYGNSGATNSCIKATDCAICLGEFMNGEKVRVLPKCNHGFHVKCIDTWLQSHSSCPTCRRCLIEQPATSSEVATVAVAVAAASGTRNSHADNNASGGYQPDHVAVVVDEIG; encoded by the coding sequence ATGCATATAATGGCTCTTCACCATCCACACCGTTTATTACTAGACACAAGTTCAAGCTCTGGTGATGTAAATAGGACAAAAGATTCCTCCTTAGGCGACCCGAATTTCGACACCAACATGGTGATTATCTTGGCTGCTTTGCTCTGTGCACTCATATGTGCTTTGGGACTCAACTCAATAGTGCGTTGCGCTCTAAGATGTAGCCGAAGGTTGGCTTTCGAGACCCCGGACGAAGCAGCAGCGCGATTAGCGGTTAAAGGGCTGAAGAAGAGTGCTCTGCATCAGATTCCTATAGTTGTTTATGGTAATTCAGGTGCTACTAATAGTTGTATTAAAGCCACTGATTGTGCAATTTGCCTAGGGGAGTTTATGAATGGGGAAAAAGTTAGAGTGCTACCAAAATGTAACCATGGATTCCATGTTAAGTGTATAGATACATGGCTGCAATCACACTCCTCTTGCCCAACTTGTAGAAGGTGTTTGATTGAGCAACCAGCAACAAGTTCTGAAGTTGCAACTGTGGCTGTTGCTGTGGCTGCAGCTTCAGGAACAAGGAATAGTCATGCAGATAATAATGCTTCAGGAGGGTATCAACCTGATCATGTAGCTGTAGTTGTTGATGAGATTGGCTAG